Part of the Phycisphaerae bacterium genome is shown below.
GGCCAGCAGCACGTTCATATGGCCGGGCATGCGTCCGGCGACCGGATGAATGCCGAACTCAACGGTCGTGCCCCGTTTTTCCAGTTCCTGGTAGAGGTCGCGGACGGCGTACTGAGCCTGGGCCACGGCCATGCCGTAACCGGGCACCACCACCACGCGCCGGGCGCCCTCGAGCAGCATGGCCACCTCCTCGGGAGTCGTGCTCTTGATCCTGCCTCCGTAAACGTCATCGGCGCCGGCGGTCGCGGCTGTCGGCCCCAGCCTTCCGAACAATACGTTGACCAGTGATCGGTTCATCGCCTTGCACATGATTCGTGTCAGGATGATGCCGGAGGCTCCGACCAGCGAGCCGGCGATGATGAGCATATTGTTGTCGATGACAAAGCCGGTGGCCGCCGCGGCCAGGCCGGAGTAGCTGTTCAGCAGGGCAATGACCACGGGCATATCGGCTCCGCCGATCGGCATTACCAGCGTAACGCCCAGCGCGCTCGCGACGGCGACCAACAGGAAATAGATCCACATGCCGTGTTCGGGCTGCCATACGATCCAGGCGCCGAGCAGGACCGCCGGCAAGAGCAAACCGAAGTTGATCAACTGATGAGCCGGGAGGAAGACGGGTTTATTGAACCGCCTGATTTCCTCAAGTTTAGCGAACGCGACCAAAGAGCCCCAGAAGGTGACTGCGCCGATAAGGCCTGACGCTGCCGTCGCAATCGTCATCTGCAAGTCGCCGACCGCTGCCATTTCGGGAGGAGGCAAGGTTGGCTGAGTTGCCGCCGCCCGCGTCGCCGCCTTTTCGATCAGCGCCGACCACGCCACCAGCAATGAGGCCGCACCGCCGAACCCGTTCAGCAGGGCGACCATCTGCGGCATCTGGGTCATCCGCACTTTGACGGCCAAGATCACGCCGATGAGGGCCCCGACGACAAGGCCGGCCAGCACGATCGGCAGCCCGTGCGGGTGGCCGAAGATGATCGTGACCGCGACGGCCGCCAGCATGGCCACGGCGCTGATGAAGTTGCCCCGGACCGCCGTCCGCGGGTGCGTCAGACCCTTGATGCCCAGAATGAACAGCACCGATGCGCCGAGGTAAACGAGGTTGAGTGTGGGATCAGACACCGTGCTACCCCTTCTTCTTGAACATCCGCAGCATCCGATGGGTTACCAGATAGCCGCCCACGACGTTGATCATGGCCAGGGTGACCGCCAGGAAAGCGATGACTCCGCTGAGAATCGGATGGCCGGCATGCACCGCCAGCACCGCCCCCACGATGGTGATGCCCGAAATCGCGTTCGAGCCCGACATCAGCGGCGTATGCAGCGTCGGCGGAACCTTGGTGATGATCTCGAAGCCCACGAACACGGCCAACACGAAAATGGTCAACAGCATGATCAGCATCAGCCATCACTCCTTTCCGGTCCGGCCGGCGGCGTCAAGCCCATCGCTTCCCGGACGCGCGGATGCAGGATCTGCCCGTCGCGACAGACCAGCATCTCGCGGGTGATTTCATCGCCGGTATCGATCCGGACCTGTTTGTCCTTGGCGATCAGGTGCTGAAGCAACTGGACCATATTGTTCGAGAAGGTCTGGCTGGCATGGCAGGGTACCAATGACGCGGGATTAACGGGGCCGATGATGATCACGCCGTTGTCCACCACCGTGCGGTCGGGCTGAGTCAGTTCGCAGTTTCCGCCCCGCTCGGCGGCCAGATCCACAACCACCGAACCCGGTTGCATCCTCCTGACCATGTCCGCAGTCAATAACACGGGGGCCTTCTTACCGGGGATCGCCGCCGTCGTGATCACCACGTCACTTTCGGCCACGACCCTGGCCATCAGCTCGCGCTGCTTGCGGAGCTGCTCCTCGGTTTGTTCCTTCGCATACCCGCCTTTCGTTTCGGTCCCCGCGGTCTCGACGGGCAGTGCGACGAACCTGGCCCCGAGACTTTCGACCTGGTCCTTGACGGCGGGTCGAACATCGCACCCGCTGACGACGGCGCCCAGCCGCCTGGCGGTCGCAATGGCCTGCAGCCCGGCCACGCCCGCTCCGATGACCAGAACCCTGGCCGGCTGAATTGTTCCGGCGGCGGTCATCATCATGGGAAAGACTTTTCCCAGCGTGTCGGCGGCCATGAGAACCGCCTTGTATCCGGCGATGCTCCCCTGGCTGGAGAGGACGTCCATGCTTTGTGCCCGCGTGATGCGGGGCATGAGCTCCAGCGCCAACAGCGTGACGCCGCTTTCGGCCAAGGCTCTAATTGCCTCAGCGGCCATCAGCGGCTCGGCCAGACCGATGAGGATTTGATCTCGCCGCAGCAAGGCCAGATCGGCCCGTCCGGCCCGGGGATTTGCCCCGAGCGTCCGAACCTGAAGAAGGATGTCGCAACCTGCGAAGACTTCGCCGCGAGTCGGCACCACCTTGGTTCCCTTTTCGTGATACTGCGAATCGGGATAACCGGCCGCCAGTCCCGCGCCCGTCTCAATGATGACCTCAAAACCACTCTTCATCAGAGCGGTGACGGATGACGGCACCAGAGCGACTCGCTGTTCGCCGGGAAAGCTTTCCTTCACCACACCGACAATCATGATCGTACCTCGGCAAGGATCATCGTCCCGCGGTTTGCACGGCTGGGCCGAGACCGGCAACTACCACCTTACGGCCGGGAAAGCACGCGGCTTGGGCGCACGTTTCCGGATCGCCGGGTGCTTCGGTTGCGGCCGAAGGCCGCCTTGGGACGCTGCGCGAAAGCACGCGGACCACAAGAATGCGCTGATCCGGCAGACTCCGCCACCGATGCGGTGGTCAGTGGCGGACACCCCAGCCTTGCGGCGGCGACCCAGGCGTTGCCGGGGGCTGTCAGCGGCGTACTCGTATACCAGATATTAGGCCTTGCCTTGCAAGTGACCAACGTACCCGGTGTTTTATAGCCGCGGCTGTTGTTTGCCGTTCGTCAGAGAAACGAGTAGATTCTATACCCTTTATCCAGCGTCCGAGGCAGGTTCCTCGTTTGTTTCCCGCGTGGAGGACGCCGCGCCGACGAGGATTCGACGTATGCCGAGGGCGGGGTTAGAACCTTACGGCCAGATACCTGTGCGGCTTGCTCGCATGTTTCTGGATCGCAGAGCACTTGGGTTGCGGCCCGCAAAAAGGCGGTCCGCCTTAGGGGAGAGTCATGCCTGGCACGATGGACCTGAATGGGAGATGGGGCCTGACCTGGGCGGAAGGCTCCGGGCTCATGAACCCGGACCACTACACGGCCCCCACGTTGCGCGGACGGAAGATGCTCGATGCCGCTGTGCCGGCTCCCATCCACACCGTCCTGATGAACGCGGGGTTGATCGACGATCCGAACGTCGGGTTGAACTCGCTGAAGGCCCGCTGGGTCGAGGAGCAGTTCTGGATCTACCGCCGGTCATTTGTTGCTCCTGAAGAGTCGACCAAACAACACGCCTGGCTGGTGTTCGACAAGCTGGAGTACGAGGCGGTTGTGTGGCTTAACGGGCAGGAGATTGGTCATCATGCGAATGCTCACCGCCCAGCTCGCTTCGATGTGACCGGCAGGTTGCAGGAGGGCGACAATCTTCTGATCGTGAAGCTTTCCACGGGCATTCACTCCGCCGCGGACAAGCCCGGTGCCGAGTATCACTGTCACCTCATCGACTTGTTGACCAAGCGGCCGTGGCATCGCAAGCCGCAGTACCAGTGCGGGTGGGATTGGAATGCTCGGCTGATGAACGTCGGGATTCTCGGCGATGTTCGCCTGGAATGGCACGCGGGGCCGTACCTGGAGCAGGCGGCGGTTTTTGCCATCCCGTCGCCGGATCTGCGATCGGCCAAGGTCCACGCCCGGGCATTTGTGTTCAATCGGGGCGACTCGGAGGTCGAAGGCACATTGCGGGTCCGCATCCGCGAGACCGGCCAGGATATCTCCGCGAAGGTTCGCATGGTACCGGGTCAGAGCAATCACGAGCTCATCATCGACCTGGCCGACCCGCGGCTCTGGTGGCCGATCGGCCACGGTGAGCAGTCTCGCTATACCGTCGACGTCGAGCTGACCGCTTCGGGCGAGACTCAGGCAGTCACCCGCAAGACAGGCGTGCGTCGCGTGGAGATCGACCAATCGCCGCACCCGGAGGAGGGCCGCCACTTCATCATCCGGATCAACAATCGTCCGATCTTCTGCAAGGGCGGCAACTGGGTACCGCCGGACCTGCTGTACAGCAGGGTGACGCCGCAACGGTATCGCGACCTGGTCCGACTGGCGGTCGAAGCAAACTTCAACACGCTTCGTGTTTGGGGCGGCGGTTGCTTCGCTGACCATGCTTTGTGTGAAACTTGCGACGAAGCGGGGATTCTCATCTGGCACGATTTTTTGTTTGCCTGCGCCAAGTATCCGGGCGACCATCCCGATTTCGCCGCCGAAGTACGTCGCGAGGTAACCTGGGCGGTTCGCGATCTGGCCCATCACCCGTGCCTGGTCGTTTGGTGCGGCAACAACGAGATCGAGTGGGGGGACTGGAACTGGGGGTACGACAACAAACACCGCACGCACCCGCACTACGCGTTGTTTCACCATGACATTCCGAAGATCGCGGTTTGCGAGAACCCGGCGACGGCCTACTGGATCAGCTCGCCCTACTCGCCGGATTACATGGAACCGAATGACCCCACGGTCGGCGATCAGCATCCCTGGGGCGTGTCGATCCTCGAACCGCACGGCGCGGACTTCTGGAAATACCGCCAATACGTGGATCGCTTTCCGAACGAGGGCGGCGTGATCGGTGCTTCTTCGCCGGCGACGCTGCGGCAGTTCCTGTCCGAAGACCAACGATACCTGCTGTCGCCGGAGTGGGACCATCACGACAACCCGTTTGCGTGCAACGCCCCGACTCCCGGCGATCTCGGCCGGGCCTACGCGACGGTCGAGATGTGGACCGGGCTCAACCCGGAAGAAATGCAGTGGGAGGACTATGCCTACGTCAGCGCCCTGATGCAGGCCGAGGGCTTGCAGGAGTACATCGCCAACTACCGCCGCCGGATGTTCAGCAGTTCGTCGGCCATTTTCTGGATGTACAACGATTCCTGGCCGGTGACCCACGGTTGGACGATCGTGGACTACTACCTGCGAAAGAAGCTCGCCTATCACCCCGTTCGGCGGGCGTTTCAACCGGTGCGGGTGGTCGTGGCCGAGGACAAAGACCAGGTGTTGGTCTTCGGCGTCAACGATTCGACGAGCCAGTGGTCGGGCAAGCTGCGCAGCGGGCTCTTCCGCCTGGCCGGCGGCCTGGAGGACGACAAACGCAAGACGGTGACCTTGCCAGCCAACGCGTCGACCGTGCTGGCGACCATCGACAAGAACAAGTGGCAGCAACTCGGCTCCGCTTCAGCGGGGGCATTCGCTGTCCTCTCAAAAGACGGCCGCATGGTCAGCCAGCACCGACTGTTCATCGAGCGTTTCAAGGACCTCAAGTTCGTCGAGCCGAGGATCGAAATGTCCGTCAAGGATGGGATTCTGACGCTGTCGTCAAAGGCGTTCGCCTGGGGCGTCTGCCTGGACGTGGACGGCGAAGCCCCGCTGGCCGACAACTGCTTCGACCTGCTGCCGGGTATCCCGTACAGCCTGCCGTGGCCGTCGAGCCTCGGTGAGCCCAAGGTCGTCCGTCTCGGCAATCGTGATGCGGTGAAACGTTGTTGAGGATGCGCGTCCGTGACGCGACAGGGCATGAACGGCCTGTAGAGGGGCCGACGCCCTCGTCGGCCCTCTGTGATAGACCGTCGGGCATAAGAAGAGGATCTTCCATGTACGGACAGACAATCATCGCATCTGCACTTCTCGCAACGCTGTCAATTGCTGCCGGCGCGGCAGAGCCCCCGGCCGCCAAGGGTTGGAAACAGAAGCAGTTCATCATCACGTTCTGGTGCCCGCCGCCGGCGACGGATGAGGCGTTGGCGAACGTCGCTGCGGAGAACTACAACCTGACCTGGGTGCCGGTCGAAGGCCTGGACGTGGCGGCCAGACACGGCCTGCGGGCCATGCTGACCAGTAATCTGTTGAGCCCCGACGTGCTCGACGACCCGGCCAAGCGCGCCCAACTGGACACGCTGATCGAGCGGGTGAAAAGACACCCGGCGCTCGAGGCGTACTACATTACCGACGAACCCGGGGCGGGGGCGTTTCCCGGCTTGGGCAGACTGGTTGCCTACCTGCGCGAGCGGGATCCCGACCATTTGGCATACATCAACCTCTTCCCCACCTACGCCACCGAGGCCCAGCTTGGCGTCAGCGCGGACGCTGCCGAGCGGGCCAAGGTAGGTTACCCGCAGAACTTTGCCGGCGTCGGCACCAGCGACAAGACCGTGCTGGCCTACCGTGAGCACCTGAAGGCGTTCATCGAGATCGTCAAGCCGGATCTCATCAGTTACGACCATTACCACTTCCTGCTCACCGGCGACGGCAGCCAGTATTTCCTGAACCTCGCGTTGATCCGGCAGGCGGCCCAGGAGGCGAACAAGCCGTTCCTGAACATCGTTCAGGCCTGCAACGGCGAGAAGGTGTGGCGGCTGCCCAACGCAGCCGAGATGCGCTGGCTGGCATACACAACCATGGCCTACGGGGGGCGCGGGATCAGCTACTTCGTCTACTGGATGCCCAAGGTCTACGGCGGGATCTACCAGGACGGCAAGCCCTCGCCGCTGGCCAAAGTGGTTGCCGAGCTCAACGGCGAGATGGCCAAGCTCGGCCCGTGGTTGCTGCAACTCGATTCGACAGGTGTCTACCACACCGCCCCGCTGCCTTACGGAACGCAGGCTGTTCCGGCCGACTCGCCGGTGCAGATTGTCGGCAAAGGCGAGTTCGTGCTCGGCCTGTTCGGTGCGTCCGGACGAACAACGAGCTTCATGATCGTGAATCGCAGCTACAAAGAACCGGCGGAGGCGGAGTTGAAGATCGCGATCCCTGGGCGCAAGCTTCAGGAACTCGACCGCAAGACGGGCAAGTGGTCCGAGGGCGAAACCCTGCCCGCGGACCGCCAAGTGAAGGTCAGACTCGACCCGGGCGATGGACGACTGTTCCGGACGGTCGAGAGGTAAGGGCCTGGTCAACACCGGCGGGCCGGCGCCTTGAGCCAAGTGGAAGAAAAGCGATTGCCATTCAGGGTGCTGATCGTTCCGCCGCGCGATCAGGCCACGAGCAGTCCTGGATGAAGCCTGTTCCGGCGGCGTTGGCCAAGCCGCCGCAGTTGCTCCCATCTCGCGATGGTGAGGCGATTATCCCCGCCGGCGGATCTCTTCGATTCGGGAAATGAATGCGTGCGTATCCTCGCGCACCTGTCTGACGAAGCTGTTATCCTCGGCCCGGCCCAGGACCGCCGTCATTTCCTCCGGCGTCCGGTAGACCATTCGGCGGAAGGGGTCTTCGTCGTCCTTCTTGCGGGAGCTGAAAACCGCGTCGGCAATGTAGTGCTGAATCTCGACCGCGCGGTCCAGTGCAGCGTCCCACTGGTCCTTCGACGGTGAGTTGCTCCCCAACAAGGTGGTCAGGCAGGCGAAGGCATGTTGCTGCTTATCCAGCGGGTACTTGGCCCACCAACTGTCAAACACCCGGTGGATGGCGTGCCATGTCTGGTGGAGCCCCTGCTCGATTCCGGAAAGGAGGGTTTCCAGATCATCCGCCCGGACGATCTGCCCTCCGACGTTCACCCAGTTCCGCCACTGCGGGCCGGCCAGTGCCTCGGCCGCCGACGCCAGGGTCGCCTGTGGATCGGCCATCAGGTAGTCGACCAGGTTTCGCACACCGTAATAGTGAAGCATGTCCCGGTAGGCCAGGTAACCCTGGCGAGGTTTCAGGATAACGACCTTCCGCGAGGATTTCTCGGCTCCTTCGGCCAGAACCTCAAGCCTGTCGACCTCGTCGGGCGATTCCACGAGCAACCGCCGCCCCGTCTCGGCGAGTGCGTCCGGCGACATGTGTTCGGCGGATTCGCCCCGGCTTGGCAACGCGGCCTTGGCCACCCACATCTCCAGCAGCCTCAAGGCCGTGAAGATCTCTTCGGCGGTGTCGGGGGCCAGATAGTCGAACTCGATGTGCTGGCATTTGCACTTACGCTTGTCGCGAGCTCTGAACTTCCACGTGTTGCGGGCCAAAGCGTACATATTATGCCGCCACCACCACGCCGGCGTGATCCGCAGCCGGTCGCCGCCCGGGTCGTTGCTCACCAGGCAGAAGGGGAGGCGAATGTCCATTTCGGCGGGGTAATCGCCGCGAGCCAGCAGCGTGAACGAAGCGAACCGGCAGTTGTGCTTGACGCTGACGCAAAGCCCCGGCCAGAAGCCGCGTTCGGCATGAACCTCGCCGTCGGGCGCCCGGCTGTTGTGATTCGACCCGATGGTGGCGCCCGCCGCGATATTGCTTTGTCCCATGACCAGCGAGGCAATGAGAAACGAGTTGTTGTGGTGCTGTTCATGTGCGGGAAACACGAGGTTGTTGAGGATCTCGCAGCAGGAAACCGTCGAGTTGTCTCCCAGATAGGAGTGGATGAGCCGGGCGCCGTATTTCAGGTTGCTATTGTAGCCCATGATGAACCTGACCGCCTTACACCCGTAAAAGACGTGGCAACCCGGCATCACAATGCCGTTGACCATCTCGACACCCTCACCGATCTGAGTCGGCTCCGCTTCGGTCGAGTTGATGGTCAGGTTCTTGAGTTTGTTGGCCCCCTTGATATAGCAGCAGTCGCCGATCTTAACGTCCTTGATGATCCCGGTGTTCTTGATGACGCAGTCCTTGCCGATCGTTCCGTAGATACCCCGGTGCGTGTCGAACATGCGCTGGGTGATCTCGGCAAAGCGGGTCATCAGCGCGGGTCGGTCGCGGTAACGGGACCACAAGTACGCATCGCCGGTCGTCATGCCATCGAAGGGCATCACGCGGCGGCCTCCGGCCTCGTTGATCAGGTCCATCCAGACCCGGATCTCTTCCGATTCTCCTTCCTTGACAATCCCGTTGCCGAACTTGGCGTGATTGGTGGTGTGGGCCTCGTCAATGTTCAACAGAATGCAGTGGTCGCCGATGATGTAATGGGCCAGGTACCGCACGTGATGGACGGCAACGTCATCGCCGAAATCGCAGGCGATGATGCGGCTGTCGGTTATTCCCACGGGCACGCGCATGTCGTGATGTTCGAGCATCATTTCCTCAAGCCGCCCGATTCGCACCAGCCCGTAAAACTCGCACCGCTTGATCCGGTGCGGCGCGAACTGCTCGGTGACACGGATGTTGTCCCAACTGTCGGCCGTATTGCCGTTGCGAATCAGCACCTCGATCTCGTCGGCCCGGAGGCTTCGATACCGGTCCGGCCGACTCGGGCACTGCTGATCGCGCAGGTAATACTCATCTTTGCCCGGCGGCAGGTAGGGTTCCTCGATGAAACCGTGTCCCAGTGTCCGGATCGGAAGGATGCGAAGATCGCTCATGGACGGCTTTCCGTGCAACCGCGTGACCACGTGCAGGACGCGAACCGGAGGGCCGAGAAACAGCCCTCTGGAGCGCCATTCCGGTCGCATCATAACATGTCGGCAGACACCTGTCTTGGTCTTGTGTTGTTTTGGAGCGGGCGCCGCCGGACGGCGGGGTTTGCTTCGGCCATCGGGGGTCACTAGACTTTTCCACTGCCGCCGGCGCGTGTTTTGCGGACATGTTTCCGGACCGCAGAATCCTTGAATCGCAACCCGCAAGAAGGCCGTCGGCCTTGGGATTCGCGTCACCAGGAGCATCGAAGTGACGGATCTGGCAACACTCATCATTCTGGCTGCGGGCTGCGCGGCATGGTGGGCAACCTGTCCATGTGACGTCTCGTCGCGTCGGAAAGCCGCTCTTGCGGCCATCCCGCCGGCGGGCATGCTGATTGTCCGGGCGGTTGGGGGTGCGGGTCTAGCCCTTGATCTGGCATCCGTGGGAATGGTGGTGCTGGTCGGCCTGCTCGCGGGGTACTGGTTGGTGGTGCGTCGAGAATGGCCAAAGGGGGCGATGGTTCTGGCCCTGGCCGCCGTGACGGCCGCCGGCACCTTCTGGCGCCAGGAGGTCATGGAGCAGGTTCGGGCCAATCCGTTGCAGCCCGATGTGCGGCATTTCCAGCAGCAGGCACAACGGACTTTCAATCCCTACGCCGCAGGTCTGAAATCGCCGTTGTGGTCGGCGATGCACGCTCCACTCCTGCGGCTCGCGGCCAACCCCGACCACGCCATGCGTTTCTGGAGCTGGGTCTTCGGGGTGGCCATGTTGCCTATCGTGGGGCTGGTCATCGGCCGCCTGTTCGATCCGGTGGTCGGGGTGGTGGTGGCCGGTTTGTTGGCTGCCGATTCATACCTGGCAAACCTTTGTTGCGAAGGGCTGCGCGAGGAGATGGGTCTGTGCCTATGGATGGCGGTGCTGTTACTGCTGTTCGAGGGGGATAGCCGCTCGTGGAAACGCGTGGTGCTTGCGGGAGCAGCGGGGGGGGTTCTGATCTGGTTGCGCAACGTGGAATTGGTTCCGCTGGCGGCTTTGCCGGCATGGGCGGCCATCTCACGACGATGGACGCTCCTGCAGGCTGCGGTAGCTCTGCTCCTGTCTTTGCTGATCGTGCTCCCGTTCTACGTCAACCAGTATCGAACTTACGGGAACGCGCTGGCGATGGAACAGCGGGAGGCACGCGGACTGGTTAACCTCGAGTTTCTAGGGCAGTCGGTGCCCGCCGATGTTGCGATGCCGACGGCCGAGCAGGTCGCAGCGGATCCCTTCGCAGGCGAACCGGTCTCACCTGCCAAGTACCTTTTCGGCATGCGGAGCCCACGTGATCTCGTCAGCCGGCAGTTGCGGGGTCTGTATCATGTGTTGGCGGGACGTTCGTTTGAATACGGTTACTCACGCTGGACGGCCCTGGCTTGCGGGGCGGGACTGGTGGCGACGGTTTTGTCCCGCCGTCATCGATTTGTCATCGTGATGGTCCTGTTCAGCCTGCTGGGGCTTCGGGCACACATGGTTTCCCTGGGGCACGTGGACCTGAGGTTGCTGCTGCCGGTGATGGTGATGTGGCTCACGGCCGGGACGTGGTTCGCGGCGTTGCTGGTCCGCCTCGGGGGACGGCGATGGCTGACCATGAAGGCTGAAGGATGAGTCAAGACCGTCTGTCGATGCAATCCCGCCTTAATCCTTCAGTTTTTCTCACCGTCCTTGCCCGGCCGAAAGGGTCAACCGCGAGGCCGCCGATTCGTCGGCCAGGACGGTGACGTGTTCGTGAAGCTGCAGGGCGCTGGCCGGACACATCTCATTGACGATGCCCTCGACGGCCGCCGCCAGAATCGCCGCCTTGTTCGGGCCGCTGGCCAGCAGCAAGATCCGGCGGGCCTCAAGAATAGTGGCGATCCCAAGTGAAACCGCCATCAGCGGCACGTGCTGGCGGCTCGGGAAGAAGCGGGCGTTGTCGTCGATCGTCTGGCGGGCCAGGGCCACCCGCCGGGTGCGGGAATCGAATGAGCTGCCGGGCTCATTGAACGCGATGTGGCCGTCGGTGCCGATGCCCAGAATTTGAAGATCAATCCCACCGCAGTCGGCAATCTGCTGCTCGTAGAAAAGACAGTGAGCATCCAGGTCCAACGCCAGACCCGAAGGGGCGTAGACCTTGTCGGGGCACATGTCTACGTGATCGAACAGATACTGGCGCATGAAGCGATGGCTGCTCTGGGGATGCTCGGGGCCCAGGCCGACGTATTCGATCGGGGTAAAGGCCCGCGCCCGGGCGAAACTGAGGCCCTCTTCGCGATGCATTCGGACCAGTTCACGGTAGAGACCGATCGGTGTTGAACCGATCGGCAGGCCGAGAACGGCATCGGGCTTGGCACGAAGCAATTCGGCGACGATCCGGGCTGCGCGGATACTGAGATCGTCGTGGGTCGGACAGATGACGACTTCCATGTCACAGGGTCCTCGCAACGCGGGGAAAAAGACGCCCGCCGTCGGTGGACGGCGGGCGGCACTGCTATACAGAGAACAGCATCCGCCGCAATGTCGATGGGAGCTGATTGAAAGAACCCTGCTATAAGGGGGATGGCTTGAATTCGGTTTTGAGAACCTCCCGTCCAGCGGGCTCGTTCCCTTTGGAGATTCAGAGGCCTCCTGGGTTCCGATTACGGTTCAATCAATGAATAACTCCCTGTCGAACATGACAGACACTATTCCCTACCCCTTAGATATAACATCGCGCGGGACATTTTCCAACCGTTGTTTGCCACATGGGCCGGCTGGACCGAGCCGGCCGATAAGTCCGCCCGCTCAGACCGCCGGCGACCTCGTCTGCGGCCGCAAGCGCCTGCCAGGAGGGAACTTGGGTGCCTGCCGCCCGAGTGGCAGTTCTGGGACGTTGGCGGA
Proteins encoded:
- a CDS encoding NAD(P)(+) transhydrogenase (Re/Si-specific) subunit beta gives rise to the protein MSDPTLNLVYLGASVLFILGIKGLTHPRTAVRGNFISAVAMLAAVAVTIIFGHPHGLPIVLAGLVVGALIGVILAVKVRMTQMPQMVALLNGFGGAASLLVAWSALIEKAATRAAATQPTLPPPEMAAVGDLQMTIATAASGLIGAVTFWGSLVAFAKLEEIRRFNKPVFLPAHQLINFGLLLPAVLLGAWIVWQPEHGMWIYFLLVAVASALGVTLVMPIGGADMPVVIALLNSYSGLAAAATGFVIDNNMLIIAGSLVGASGIILTRIMCKAMNRSLVNVLFGRLGPTAATAGADDVYGGRIKSTTPEEVAMLLEGARRVVVVPGYGMAVAQAQYAVRDLYQELEKRGTTVEFGIHPVAGRMPGHMNVLLAEVNIPYDRLKEMDEINSGFEQTDVVIVLGANDVVNPEARHNPNSPIAGMPILDVDKARTVVVIKRSLSPGFAGIPNPLFAMDNCLMLFGDGKKEVVALIEALKRQ
- a CDS encoding NAD(P) transhydrogenase subunit alpha; protein product: MLIMLLTIFVLAVFVGFEIITKVPPTLHTPLMSGSNAISGITIVGAVLAVHAGHPILSGVIAFLAVTLAMINVVGGYLVTHRMLRMFKKKG
- a CDS encoding Re/Si-specific NAD(P)(+) transhydrogenase subunit alpha; the encoded protein is MIVGVVKESFPGEQRVALVPSSVTALMKSGFEVIIETGAGLAAGYPDSQYHEKGTKVVPTRGEVFAGCDILLQVRTLGANPRAGRADLALLRRDQILIGLAEPLMAAEAIRALAESGVTLLALELMPRITRAQSMDVLSSQGSIAGYKAVLMAADTLGKVFPMMMTAAGTIQPARVLVIGAGVAGLQAIATARRLGAVVSGCDVRPAVKDQVESLGARFVALPVETAGTETKGGYAKEQTEEQLRKQRELMARVVAESDVVITTAAIPGKKAPVLLTADMVRRMQPGSVVVDLAAERGGNCELTQPDRTVVDNGVIIIGPVNPASLVPCHASQTFSNNMVQLLQHLIAKDKQVRIDTGDEITREMLVCRDGQILHPRVREAMGLTPPAGPERSDG
- a CDS encoding DUF4954 family protein, which produces MSDLRILPIRTLGHGFIEEPYLPPGKDEYYLRDQQCPSRPDRYRSLRADEIEVLIRNGNTADSWDNIRVTEQFAPHRIKRCEFYGLVRIGRLEEMMLEHHDMRVPVGITDSRIIACDFGDDVAVHHVRYLAHYIIGDHCILLNIDEAHTTNHAKFGNGIVKEGESEEIRVWMDLINEAGGRRVMPFDGMTTGDAYLWSRYRDRPALMTRFAEITQRMFDTHRGIYGTIGKDCVIKNTGIIKDVKIGDCCYIKGANKLKNLTINSTEAEPTQIGEGVEMVNGIVMPGCHVFYGCKAVRFIMGYNSNLKYGARLIHSYLGDNSTVSCCEILNNLVFPAHEQHHNNSFLIASLVMGQSNIAAGATIGSNHNSRAPDGEVHAERGFWPGLCVSVKHNCRFASFTLLARGDYPAEMDIRLPFCLVSNDPGGDRLRITPAWWWRHNMYALARNTWKFRARDKRKCKCQHIEFDYLAPDTAEEIFTALRLLEMWVAKAALPSRGESAEHMSPDALAETGRRLLVESPDEVDRLEVLAEGAEKSSRKVVILKPRQGYLAYRDMLHYYGVRNLVDYLMADPQATLASAAEALAGPQWRNWVNVGGQIVRADDLETLLSGIEQGLHQTWHAIHRVFDSWWAKYPLDKQQHAFACLTTLLGSNSPSKDQWDAALDRAVEIQHYIADAVFSSRKKDDEDPFRRMVYRTPEEMTAVLGRAEDNSFVRQVREDTHAFISRIEEIRRRG
- a CDS encoding glycosyltransferase family 39 protein, producing the protein MTDLATLIILAAGCAAWWATCPCDVSSRRKAALAAIPPAGMLIVRAVGGAGLALDLASVGMVVLVGLLAGYWLVVRREWPKGAMVLALAAVTAAGTFWRQEVMEQVRANPLQPDVRHFQQQAQRTFNPYAAGLKSPLWSAMHAPLLRLAANPDHAMRFWSWVFGVAMLPIVGLVIGRLFDPVVGVVVAGLLAADSYLANLCCEGLREEMGLCLWMAVLLLLFEGDSRSWKRVVLAGAAGGVLIWLRNVELVPLAALPAWAAISRRWTLLQAAVALLLSLLIVLPFYVNQYRTYGNALAMEQREARGLVNLEFLGQSVPADVAMPTAEQVAADPFAGEPVSPAKYLFGMRSPRDLVSRQLRGLYHVLAGRSFEYGYSRWTALACGAGLVATVLSRRHRFVIVMVLFSLLGLRAHMVSLGHVDLRLLLPVMVMWLTAGTWFAALLVRLGGRRWLTMKAEG
- the nagB gene encoding glucosamine-6-phosphate deaminase, coding for MEVVICPTHDDLSIRAARIVAELLRAKPDAVLGLPIGSTPIGLYRELVRMHREEGLSFARARAFTPIEYVGLGPEHPQSSHRFMRQYLFDHVDMCPDKVYAPSGLALDLDAHCLFYEQQIADCGGIDLQILGIGTDGHIAFNEPGSSFDSRTRRVALARQTIDDNARFFPSRQHVPLMAVSLGIATILEARRILLLASGPNKAAILAAAVEGIVNEMCPASALQLHEHVTVLADESAASRLTLSAGQGR